In the Flavisolibacter tropicus genome, one interval contains:
- a CDS encoding SDR family NAD(P)-dependent oxidoreductase, with product MRFQNKVAIVTGGAGGIGLATAKRLASEGAKVVLADLDEQKLQAAIESTKTEVPEGIVPVVCNVTKEADVVAAFEVAKKQFGSIDVIVNNAGLMIFKPIEEQTGDDWMNILQVDLLGAVFFIKHAFLKMPAGGAIVNVSSIHAIETEPLVAPYAAAKAALVSLTRSAALEGQPKGIRVNAILPGAINTPMLWQNPNVKSGVEKINPTDIGKPEDIAATIAYLASPDAAFVQGAILAVDGGRLTRL from the coding sequence ATGCGATTTCAAAATAAAGTGGCCATTGTAACAGGTGGGGCTGGCGGTATTGGGTTAGCCACTGCAAAGCGTCTGGCATCTGAAGGTGCTAAAGTGGTGTTGGCGGATCTGGATGAACAAAAGCTGCAAGCGGCAATCGAATCGACTAAAACCGAAGTGCCCGAAGGTATTGTTCCAGTTGTTTGTAATGTAACCAAGGAGGCTGATGTAGTGGCTGCTTTCGAGGTGGCCAAAAAGCAGTTTGGTAGTATTGACGTTATTGTAAACAATGCGGGTTTAATGATCTTTAAGCCTATAGAAGAACAAACGGGCGATGATTGGATGAACATCCTGCAGGTAGACTTGCTGGGAGCTGTCTTCTTTATCAAACATGCTTTTTTGAAGATGCCCGCGGGCGGTGCTATTGTAAATGTATCAAGTATCCATGCCATTGAAACGGAACCTTTGGTAGCACCGTATGCGGCTGCAAAAGCGGCATTGGTGTCGTTAACGCGATCGGCGGCATTAGAGGGTCAGCCTAAGGGTATTCGTGTCAATGCCATCTTGCCGGGAGCTATTAATACGCCTATGCTTTGGCAGAACCCAAATGTGAAATCGGGTGTTGAAAAGATCAATCCCACAGATATAGGGAAGCCTGAAGATATTGCTGCCACAATTGCTTACCTGGCGTCGCCTGATGCTGCCTTTGTGCAAGGCGCTATATTGGCTGTTGATGGAGGGCGCTTAACGCGGTTGTAG
- the bglX gene encoding beta-glucosidase BglX: MTRNLLFVLLLLNVFQLPAQQGKPAASTKAAAMNTFVSNLMKKMTLDEKIGQLNLVTPGGGVATGAVVSSDVESKIKAGSVGGLFGVIGVDKIRQAQDLAMNHSRLKIPLIFGSDIIHGYKTTFPIPLALACSWDTALIERSARIAAIEASADGLNWAFSPMVDIARDPRWGRVAEGSGEDPYLGSKIAKAMVRGYQGNDLAATNTLMACVKHFALYGAAEAGRDYNTVDMSLIKMYEYYLPPYKAAIDAGVGSVMSSFNDINGIPATGNRWLLTDLLRKQWGFDGFVVSDYTSVNEMIDHGMGDLQAVSALALKAGLDMDMVGEGFLTTLKKSLKEGKVTQQEIDLACKRILEAKYKLGLFEDPFRYLNHDRATKEVLSPDKRVAGREFAQHSMVLLKNEGQVLPLKKSGTIALVGALANNKSNMLGTWAVSGDAQLSTPILDGFKSVAGNAATILYARGANITDDSALAKKANVFGEKVDIDPRSPQELINEAVATAGRADVVVAVVGEASELSGESASRSDITLPASQLELLKALKKTGKPLVVVVMSGRPLALNWEAANANALLQGWFGGHEFGPALADVLFGNYNPSGKLTMTFPRNVGQVPIYYNHKTTGRPQQGKEFQKFRSNYLDVSNDPLYPFGYGLSYTTFSYSDIKLSSKEMTAAQSIRATVTVTNTGNYDGEEVVQFYIYDQVASVTQPVKKLKGFQKIALKKGESKVVSFTITAEELKFFNTALKWIAEPGEFKVYIGTSSSDVKVASFRLK; encoded by the coding sequence ATGACTAGAAATCTATTGTTCGTCTTGCTTCTCTTAAACGTGTTTCAGTTGCCCGCGCAACAGGGCAAGCCTGCGGCTTCGACAAAGGCTGCAGCAATGAACACGTTTGTAAGCAACTTAATGAAAAAGATGACGTTGGATGAAAAGATTGGACAGCTGAACCTGGTGACACCTGGTGGCGGTGTAGCTACCGGTGCTGTAGTTAGTAGTGATGTAGAATCCAAAATAAAGGCTGGTAGTGTAGGAGGGTTGTTTGGAGTTATTGGCGTAGATAAAATCCGCCAGGCACAGGATCTGGCAATGAACCATTCCCGCTTAAAGATCCCGTTGATTTTTGGGTCTGATATAATTCATGGTTATAAAACAACATTCCCGATTCCACTTGCCTTAGCCTGTAGTTGGGATACGGCCCTTATAGAAAGAAGTGCGCGTATTGCAGCTATTGAAGCTTCAGCAGATGGTTTGAACTGGGCTTTTTCTCCCATGGTGGACATTGCCCGCGATCCGCGCTGGGGACGCGTAGCGGAAGGATCTGGCGAAGATCCTTACCTGGGTTCTAAAATAGCAAAAGCTATGGTGCGTGGATATCAAGGAAATGATCTGGCTGCTACAAATACCTTGATGGCTTGTGTAAAGCACTTTGCCTTATATGGTGCTGCGGAAGCAGGTAGGGACTATAACACAGTGGACATGAGTCTCATTAAAATGTATGAGTATTACCTGCCTCCTTATAAAGCGGCTATTGATGCTGGTGTAGGTAGCGTAATGAGTTCTTTTAACGACATCAATGGTATACCGGCTACAGGTAACCGCTGGCTCTTGACCGACCTTCTGCGTAAGCAATGGGGTTTTGATGGTTTTGTGGTATCGGACTATACATCGGTTAATGAAATGATTGATCATGGAATGGGAGATCTGCAGGCAGTATCAGCATTGGCTTTGAAAGCAGGTTTGGACATGGATATGGTGGGTGAAGGTTTTCTGACTACATTGAAGAAATCATTGAAAGAAGGAAAGGTGACGCAACAGGAGATTGACCTGGCCTGTAAAAGAATATTAGAGGCGAAATATAAGTTGGGCTTATTTGAAGATCCCTTCCGTTACCTAAACCATGATAGAGCGACTAAGGAAGTTTTGTCGCCAGACAAACGTGTTGCAGGTCGTGAGTTTGCGCAGCACTCCATGGTGCTGTTGAAAAATGAAGGGCAAGTATTGCCATTAAAAAAGTCTGGTACTATTGCGTTGGTTGGTGCCTTAGCTAATAATAAAAGCAATATGCTAGGAACTTGGGCTGTGTCGGGTGATGCGCAGTTGTCAACGCCTATATTGGATGGATTTAAATCGGTTGCAGGAAATGCGGCTACTATTTTATATGCCCGTGGTGCTAACATTACGGACGATTCTGCACTGGCTAAAAAAGCCAATGTTTTTGGTGAGAAAGTAGATATAGATCCGCGTTCTCCGCAAGAGTTGATCAACGAAGCGGTAGCTACTGCTGGTCGTGCTGATGTAGTAGTGGCCGTAGTAGGAGAGGCTTCTGAACTGAGTGGAGAATCGGCTAGTCGTTCAGATATCACGCTTCCTGCCAGCCAGCTGGAATTATTAAAAGCGTTGAAAAAAACCGGTAAGCCATTAGTGGTGGTGGTGATGAGTGGCCGTCCACTGGCCTTGAATTGGGAAGCTGCCAATGCAAACGCTTTGCTACAAGGATGGTTTGGCGGACATGAATTCGGGCCTGCTTTAGCTGATGTACTATTTGGAAATTATAACCCATCTGGTAAGCTGACCATGACCTTTCCCCGGAATGTTGGACAAGTGCCTATCTATTACAATCATAAAACTACCGGTCGTCCTCAGCAGGGCAAGGAGTTCCAAAAATTCCGTTCTAACTACCTGGATGTATCTAACGATCCATTGTATCCATTTGGGTATGGATTAAGCTATACCACATTTAGCTATAGCGATATTAAGCTGAGCAGTAAAGAAATGACGGCCGCACAAAGTATTAGGGCAACTGTTACTGTAACCAATACTGGTAATTACGATGGCGAAGAAGTGGTGCAGTTTTACATCTATGATCAGGTAGCCTCTGTTACGCAACCAGTGAAGAAGTTAAAAGGATTTCAGAAGATTGCGTTGAAAAAAGGAGAGTCTAAAGTAGTGAGCTTTACTATTACTGCTGAAGAGCTTAAATTCTTTAACACGGCGCTGAAATGGATAGCTGAGCCGGGCGAATTCAAGGTTTATATTGGTACCAGCTCTTCTGATGTAAAAGTGGCTAGTTTTCGATTAAAGTAG
- a CDS encoding GDSL-type esterase/lipase family protein yields the protein MQLKKLVFIVGLLVVGFLTNAQQLPFYADIQAFNKQDSVQAPPQHPILLIGSSSFTRWQDVQSYFPGYVIVNRGFGGSTLLDLIRYADNIIFPYQPKQILIYCGENDLSSSNAVTAEMVVDRFKTLFGMIRVKLPNTPVAFVSLKPSPSRQQLMAKMEVVNKDVKKYLKDKPHTAFIDVYHPMLTKENLPITTLFVEDNLHMNAQGYAIWKKVIEPYLLK from the coding sequence ATGCAATTGAAAAAACTAGTTTTTATTGTTGGACTATTGGTTGTTGGATTTTTAACTAATGCGCAACAGCTTCCTTTTTATGCGGACATACAAGCTTTTAACAAGCAAGATAGCGTTCAGGCACCACCACAACATCCCATACTGTTGATTGGTAGTTCCTCTTTCACCAGGTGGCAGGATGTACAATCCTATTTTCCCGGGTATGTTATTGTAAACAGGGGTTTTGGTGGGTCGACACTTTTGGATTTGATCCGCTATGCAGATAACATCATTTTCCCCTACCAGCCAAAACAAATCCTGATCTATTGTGGGGAGAATGATTTGTCATCATCTAATGCGGTAACTGCTGAAATGGTAGTTGATCGATTCAAAACGTTGTTTGGAATGATCCGGGTAAAGTTGCCTAACACACCAGTAGCATTTGTTTCTTTGAAACCCAGTCCCAGCAGGCAACAGCTGATGGCTAAGATGGAAGTTGTGAACAAGGACGTGAAGAAGTATTTAAAGGATAAGCCTCATACTGCTTTCATTGATGTGTATCATCCAATGTTGACAAAAGAGAACCTGCCTATAACGACTCTTTTTGTAGAAGATAACCTGCATATGAACGCGCAGGGTTATGCGATCTGGAAAAAAGTAATTGAGCCGTATTTATTGAAATGA
- the queF gene encoding preQ(1) synthase, producing the protein METKTPNKLKEQLEATYKQALEHTTKALDYMAEFGIKPDGKFGLFMPPDTRQKEIHRLPYPHTAKQVVVYETETGEFSALCPFSGLPDFGVLRIEYVPGSNILELKSLKYYILSWRNIGIAQEDVTAYIYEDLKAALGDPQYLLVTTVYNVRGGINTTCAIDSRKQ; encoded by the coding sequence ATGGAAACAAAAACGCCGAATAAATTAAAGGAACAACTGGAAGCCACCTACAAGCAGGCCCTTGAGCACACCACCAAGGCTTTGGATTATATGGCTGAGTTTGGCATTAAACCCGACGGCAAGTTTGGCCTATTTATGCCACCAGATACCCGTCAGAAAGAAATTCACCGCCTGCCCTACCCTCATACAGCTAAACAGGTAGTGGTGTATGAAACAGAAACAGGTGAGTTCTCGGCCCTTTGCCCGTTCTCGGGCTTACCCGATTTTGGTGTATTACGTATTGAATATGTTCCAGGCTCAAATATCCTGGAATTAAAAAGCCTGAAATATTACATTCTGTCCTGGCGCAATATCGGCATTGCTCAGGAAGATGTTACGGCTTATATCTATGAAGACCTGAAGGCAGCCTTAGGCGATCCTCAATATTTATTAGTAACAACCGTATACAATGTCCGGGGCGGTATCAATACCACTTGTGCCATTGACAGCCGAAAGCAATAA
- a CDS encoding chloride channel protein: protein MNNMNKTPHGIPISVSLDESMDTANSSTQSGIDKKRLLVISLLAVGIGIVISGIAKVLVYLINLITNLSFHHQFSVAASSPATHSYGAWVIVIPAIGGLIVGLMALYGSKAIRGHGIPEAMEQILTNESKIRPTITYLKPLSAAISIGTGGPFGAEGPIIATGGAFGSTIGQLLKISSYERKILLAAGATAGMSAIFGTPIAAIFLAIELLLFEFSPRSILPVALACITGAAGHHFLFEAGPVFPTPFIEAPSNEALAIYSVVGLLIGVLSAGVTKVVYIIEDAFERLPIHWMWWPAIGGLAVGVVGYFAPRTLGVGYNNITDVLSGHLGLQVILSLCIMKFISWAISLGSGTSGGTLAPLLTIGGASGALLGMLVNMMFPNAGVSIPLAALVGMSAMFAGASRALLTSIIFALETTNQANALLPLLAACIAAYFVSYLLMENTIMTEKIARRGVKTPHVYEPDILDKMRVGQVLKENLTLVSNDLTIREAREWLLKRKEGLQNYYVVVDGSGVFKGVVSSSSLFSLHQVDANTIGSLIKRKPFAVTNEDSLKRAVEMMAKENLDVLPVVSSADAKITGVLSYKDILAAYRTRSEEHEETVAISLRRRTLKVLVHGKKKMSSLKSLDK, encoded by the coding sequence ATGAACAATATGAACAAAACACCACATGGTATTCCCATTTCTGTTTCATTAGACGAATCCATGGACACTGCTAACTCTTCTACGCAATCCGGTATAGATAAAAAGCGGCTATTGGTTATTTCGTTGCTAGCTGTTGGTATAGGTATCGTTATTAGTGGTATCGCCAAAGTATTAGTGTACTTGATTAATCTCATTACGAATCTTTCCTTTCATCACCAGTTCTCTGTAGCCGCTTCCAGTCCTGCTACTCACAGCTATGGTGCCTGGGTAATTGTAATTCCAGCAATAGGCGGTTTGATTGTAGGGTTGATGGCATTATATGGTTCTAAGGCCATTCGTGGTCATGGTATACCTGAAGCGATGGAGCAAATTCTAACCAATGAAAGTAAGATCCGTCCAACTATTACCTACCTGAAGCCTTTGTCTGCAGCCATTTCTATTGGTACAGGCGGTCCTTTTGGTGCAGAAGGGCCTATTATAGCAACGGGTGGTGCCTTTGGTTCAACGATTGGACAGTTGCTTAAAATCAGTTCGTATGAACGGAAGATCCTGCTAGCTGCCGGTGCAACGGCTGGTATGTCGGCCATCTTTGGAACCCCTATTGCTGCTATCTTTTTAGCTATAGAATTATTGTTGTTTGAGTTTTCACCACGCTCTATTCTGCCAGTAGCATTGGCCTGTATTACTGGAGCAGCAGGGCATCATTTTCTTTTTGAGGCCGGGCCAGTTTTTCCCACTCCTTTTATTGAAGCGCCAAGTAATGAGGCTTTAGCTATTTACAGTGTGGTTGGTTTGTTGATTGGCGTTTTATCAGCAGGGGTTACTAAGGTTGTTTACATTATTGAAGATGCGTTTGAACGTCTGCCCATTCATTGGATGTGGTGGCCGGCAATTGGAGGCCTTGCTGTTGGTGTAGTAGGCTATTTTGCTCCGCGCACATTAGGCGTTGGTTATAATAATATCACGGATGTGCTCTCTGGCCATTTGGGGCTGCAAGTGATATTGAGTTTGTGCATTATGAAATTTATCTCCTGGGCCATATCCTTGGGCAGTGGTACATCGGGCGGCACTTTGGCTCCCCTGTTAACGATTGGTGGTGCAAGTGGTGCGTTGTTGGGAATGCTGGTAAATATGATGTTTCCAAACGCTGGTGTTAGCATTCCTTTGGCTGCTTTGGTAGGCATGTCGGCAATGTTTGCGGGTGCATCAAGAGCATTATTGACGTCTATCATTTTTGCTTTGGAAACTACGAATCAAGCCAATGCTTTACTGCCTTTACTGGCTGCGTGTATTGCTGCCTACTTTGTGTCTTACCTGTTAATGGAAAACACCATCATGACCGAAAAGATTGCCCGCCGTGGCGTTAAGACGCCACATGTTTATGAACCTGATATTTTAGACAAAATGAGGGTTGGGCAAGTGTTGAAAGAAAACCTCACACTAGTCAGCAATGATCTTACTATTCGAGAAGCAAGAGAGTGGCTTTTGAAAAGAAAAGAAGGGTTACAGAACTATTATGTTGTAGTAGATGGTAGCGGTGTTTTTAAAGGTGTTGTTAGTTCTTCAAGTCTATTCAGTCTACATCAAGTGGATGCGAATACGATTGGCTCCCTCATCAAACGAAAACCATTTGCGGTTACCAATGAAGATAGTTTAAAGCGAGCAGTGGAGATGATGGCTAAAGAAAACCTGGATGTGCTGCCTGTGGTTTCTTCTGCGGATGCTAAAATTACCGGGGTTCTTTCTTATAAAGATATACTTGCGGCCTACCGAACCCGCAGTGAGGAGCATGAAGAAACGGTAGCCATTTCATTGCGTAGACGAACGCTAAAAGTGCTTGTTCATGGTAAGAAAAAGATGAGTTCTTTGAAGAGTCTTGACAAGTAG
- a CDS encoding family 1 glycosylhydrolase yields MNQSIAGRGFMFATGIENSIPTIKNGTVRMDEYEKCGHYTHWKKDFQLVTEMGISFLRYGPPLHRTFLGKGKYDWSFVDETFNELYRLNIMPIVDLCHFGVPDWMGNFQNPEFPALFAEYARAFAERYPWVQLYTPVNEMYICAVFSGLNGWWNEQGTTDKTFVTALKHLVKANVLAMHAILEVRADALFIQSESSEYFHAENPKAIGPAESMNARRFLSLDLNYGRRVDSEMYEYLMDNGMTRDEYHFFLDNHLKHHCIMGNDYYITNEHRVSNEGIVREAGEIFGYHVITSQYYDRYQIPVMHTETNLNQGVRGDEAVNWLWKEWANVLRVRNDGLPIVGFTWYSLTDQVDWDSALCENNGTVNPLGLFDLDRNIRPVGMAYKKLIDQWRDVLPTQSVCLTVPIVLPSEHNEDWARKRRSVAKEQINASTDSSSNK; encoded by the coding sequence ATGAATCAAAGTATTGCGGGGCGTGGGTTTATGTTTGCGACAGGAATTGAGAATAGTATACCAACTATTAAAAACGGTACAGTCCGCATGGATGAGTATGAGAAATGCGGTCACTACACACACTGGAAAAAAGACTTTCAGCTGGTGACGGAAATGGGGATTAGCTTTTTGCGTTATGGGCCGCCACTTCATCGAACTTTCCTGGGAAAAGGTAAGTATGACTGGTCTTTTGTTGATGAAACGTTTAATGAACTGTACCGGCTGAATATTATGCCTATTGTAGATCTCTGCCATTTTGGAGTGCCTGATTGGATGGGAAACTTTCAGAATCCGGAGTTTCCTGCTCTTTTTGCTGAATATGCACGTGCATTTGCTGAGCGTTATCCATGGGTACAATTATACACACCGGTAAATGAAATGTATATCTGCGCAGTCTTTTCCGGGCTTAATGGCTGGTGGAATGAGCAGGGCACTACTGACAAAACTTTTGTTACGGCTCTCAAGCACCTTGTAAAGGCCAATGTGCTGGCCATGCATGCAATTTTAGAAGTGCGGGCCGATGCGCTTTTTATACAAAGTGAATCTTCAGAATACTTCCATGCCGAAAATCCAAAAGCTATTGGGCCTGCGGAATCAATGAATGCACGACGTTTCTTGTCGCTCGATCTGAATTATGGTCGTCGAGTAGACTCCGAGATGTACGAATACCTCATGGATAATGGAATGACCAGGGATGAGTATCATTTCTTTTTGGATAATCACCTGAAGCATCATTGTATAATGGGTAACGATTATTATATCACCAATGAACACCGTGTTTCTAATGAAGGTATTGTAAGAGAAGCTGGGGAAATATTTGGCTACCACGTAATCACCTCACAATATTATGACCGCTACCAGATACCGGTAATGCATACAGAGACCAATTTGAACCAGGGCGTAAGAGGTGATGAAGCCGTAAACTGGTTGTGGAAAGAGTGGGCTAATGTGTTACGGGTTCGAAACGATGGTTTGCCTATAGTCGGGTTTACCTGGTATTCTTTGACCGATCAGGTGGACTGGGATAGTGCCTTGTGTGAGAATAATGGAACGGTTAATCCATTGGGGTTGTTTGATCTGGACCGGAACATCCGGCCTGTTGGCATGGCTTATAAAAAATTGATAGATCAATGGCGGGATGTGCTGCCCACACAAAGTGTTTGTTTAACTGTGCCAATTGTGTTGCCCAGTGAGCATAATGAGGATTGGGCGAGAAAGAGACGCTCAGTAGCAAAAGAGCAGATCAATGCATCTACTGATTCATCTTCAAACAAATAA
- a CDS encoding family 43 glycosylhydrolase: protein MKRVLLLLGCCVSLFCVSAQMNKAKTYCNPINIDYGYTPIPNFSEWGRHRATADPVIVNYKGDYYLFSTNQWGYWWSNDLSNWNYISKRFLRPWNTGTYDELCAPGVGIMGDTMIVFGSTYTRNFSIWMSTNPKGNEWKPLVDSFEIGGWDPSFFTDDDGRVYMYNGSSNKYPMYGVELDRKTMKPIGTRQEMYLLEPWRYGWQRFGEHMDNTFLDPFIEGSHMTKYKGKYYLQYGAPGTEFSGYADGLLVGEGPLGPFTPASDPLSMKLGGYVRGAGHGATFQDNNKNFWHISTTVVSVKNTFERRLGVWPSGFDKDDQMWCNTSFGDYPHYLPDAVDHAKPNQYSPSPYFTGWMLLNYNKPVQVSSTLGGYLANGAVDELTKTYWSATSGNKGEWIQSDLGAVSRVNAVQINYADQDVDSNRLGKFNDQYHQYKLYYSVDGKKWNVLVDKSQNKKDVPHDYVELDKPVQARYIKLENIHMPTGKFAISGLRVFGNGNGVKPDAVQGFIVLRTEKDKRSAFIKWRPVDNAFAYNIYYGTAPDKLYTCIMIHSNNEYWMKSMDSQKPYYFQIEAINENGVSERNKVVKVE, encoded by the coding sequence ATGAAGCGTGTGCTATTGTTATTAGGTTGTTGTGTGTCTTTGTTTTGTGTGTCTGCTCAGATGAATAAGGCGAAGACCTATTGCAATCCTATTAATATAGATTATGGTTATACGCCAATTCCCAATTTTTCAGAGTGGGGACGGCACCGCGCTACAGCTGATCCTGTTATCGTAAACTATAAAGGTGATTACTACCTGTTTTCAACCAACCAGTGGGGCTACTGGTGGAGTAATGATCTTTCTAACTGGAACTATATTTCTAAGAGATTTCTACGACCCTGGAATACAGGCACCTATGATGAATTGTGTGCTCCTGGCGTTGGAATTATGGGAGATACGATGATTGTCTTTGGATCAACCTATACCCGCAACTTCTCTATATGGATGAGCACCAATCCCAAAGGCAATGAATGGAAACCATTGGTAGACTCTTTTGAGATTGGAGGTTGGGATCCATCATTCTTTACTGATGATGATGGTCGAGTGTATATGTACAATGGAAGCAGTAATAAGTATCCCATGTATGGTGTTGAACTGGATCGGAAAACCATGAAGCCCATTGGAACCAGACAAGAGATGTATTTACTGGAGCCCTGGCGTTATGGCTGGCAGCGTTTTGGGGAGCATATGGATAATACGTTCCTGGATCCCTTTATTGAAGGCTCACACATGACCAAGTACAAAGGCAAGTATTATCTGCAATATGGTGCTCCGGGTACTGAGTTCAGTGGGTATGCCGATGGTTTGTTGGTAGGGGAAGGTCCTCTGGGTCCTTTTACACCAGCTTCGGATCCCTTGAGTATGAAGCTGGGTGGATATGTGAGAGGGGCCGGTCACGGAGCTACTTTTCAAGACAATAATAAAAATTTCTGGCACATATCTACTACTGTGGTTTCTGTAAAAAATACATTCGAACGTCGATTAGGTGTATGGCCGTCAGGGTTTGATAAAGACGATCAGATGTGGTGTAATACCAGCTTTGGTGATTATCCTCATTATTTACCTGATGCTGTAGATCACGCTAAACCTAATCAATATTCACCTTCTCCCTACTTTACCGGTTGGATGCTGTTGAACTATAACAAACCCGTTCAGGTATCTTCCACACTGGGCGGATATCTAGCTAACGGTGCGGTGGATGAATTGACCAAGACCTATTGGAGTGCAACTTCCGGAAACAAAGGGGAGTGGATACAATCTGATCTGGGCGCGGTGTCAAGAGTAAATGCGGTGCAAATCAATTATGCTGACCAGGATGTGGATAGCAATCGCTTAGGTAAATTCAACGACCAGTATCATCAATACAAGCTGTATTATTCTGTAGATGGTAAGAAGTGGAATGTGCTAGTGGATAAAAGCCAAAATAAAAAGGATGTGCCGCACGACTATGTAGAGTTAGATAAGCCAGTACAGGCACGCTATATCAAACTGGAAAATATTCATATGCCAACCGGGAAGTTTGCTATCAGTGGACTACGGGTGTTTGGTAATGGTAATGGTGTAAAGCCAGACGCTGTGCAAGGTTTTATTGTATTGCGTACCGAGAAAGATAAGCGTAGTGCCTTTATCAAATGGCGACCTGTGGACAATGCATTTGCTTACAATATTTACTATGGTACGGCTCCAGATAAATTGTACACCTGCATTATGATCCATTCCAATAATGAATATTGGATGAAAAGTATGGACAGTCAGAAGCCGTACTACTTTCAGATTGAAGCGATTAATGAAAATGGTGTATCGGAGCGGAATAAAGTAGTGAAGGTTGAATAG
- a CDS encoding Crp/Fnr family transcriptional regulator: MPEIECTLSRCFLCTHCIPEWKAAVAVKKKTLLFHKGQTIFTEGDEVKGIYFVYSGVVKISKQWGAEKELLLRFAKEGDVVGFRGLGEESIYPISATALTETTLCYIPNDFFEATLRTNNSFTYQLLQVYAAELQRAEKRMRDLAHRDVKGRIAIALLELIDLFGLDKENFIALPVNRQDIASFAGTTYETVFKFFGELSQAGIITTEGKKIQVNQPDALQEFIKM; the protein is encoded by the coding sequence ATGCCAGAAATAGAATGTACCCTAAGCAGGTGTTTTCTCTGTACGCATTGTATTCCAGAGTGGAAGGCTGCTGTTGCCGTGAAGAAAAAAACGTTACTCTTCCATAAAGGACAGACCATATTTACTGAAGGAGATGAAGTAAAGGGGATTTACTTTGTTTATAGTGGTGTAGTGAAGATCTCTAAACAATGGGGAGCTGAAAAAGAGTTGCTTCTTCGATTTGCAAAAGAAGGTGATGTAGTGGGGTTTCGCGGTTTAGGCGAAGAGTCCATTTACCCAATCTCAGCAACGGCCCTTACAGAAACTACACTTTGTTATATACCTAACGATTTTTTTGAGGCCACGCTCCGCACTAATAATTCCTTCACCTATCAATTACTACAAGTGTATGCTGCAGAGCTACAGAGAGCTGAAAAGCGCATGCGGGATCTGGCTCATCGCGACGTAAAAGGCAGGATCGCTATTGCTCTGCTAGAGTTAATTGACTTGTTTGGGCTGGACAAAGAAAACTTTATTGCATTGCCGGTTAATCGCCAAGATATTGCCTCGTTTGCAGGAACTACCTATGAAACTGTATTCAAATTTTTTGGTGAACTATCGCAAGCGGGCATCATTACCACAGAAGGGAAAAAGATTCAAGTGAATCAGCCTGATGCCTTGCAAGAATTTATAAAAATGTAA